The region TGGTCGGGCCTGCTGCTACGGATGGAGAACGAGGCGCAACTCGCTGCTGTTCTCGGCCACGAGTACACGCATTTCGAGGAGCGCCATTCGGTGCGCCTGTTCCGCAATGCGAAGGACAAGACCAATGCGGCCGGGTTCCTCAACCTGATCCCGTTCGGCGGTCTCATCGGCCTCGGCCTGCTCACCTCGATCTTCGGCTTCTCGCGGGAGATGGAGCGCGATGCAGATGCCGGTAGCGTCGATTACCTCGCGAAGGCCGGATACGATACGGCGGAGATCGCGAAGATCTGGTCGCGCCTGCGCGACGAGATGGATCGCACTGCCGAGGCGCGCAATACCAAGAGCCGCAAGGACAAGAACGGCGGCCTCTTCGGCACTCATCCGCCCAGCGCGGAGCGGGTCGAGACGCTGCGCGAAGCTGCTCTCGCCAACCCGGGTGTGCCCGGTGCGACGGGCGAGCAGGAGTTCCGCCAGGCGATGGTCCAGTACTGGCCCGAGTTCGTCGAGGACCAGCTCAAGCTGAACGATTTCGGCGGGAGCGAATTCCTCCTCGAAAGCCTCGCGTCCGACGGCTGGACGCCCGGCCTGCTCTATGCGCGGGCCGAGCTCTACCGGCGCCAGAACGACAAGGTCAGGTTCGCCGAGGCAGCGGGTTTCTACGACGAAGCCATCGCCGGCGGCGGGGAGATTGCCGAACTTTGGCGGGGCCGCGGCCTCGTCAGGATGAAACTGGGGCAGGCCGACGAAGGCCGCGCCGATCTCAAGGAATATTTGCGGCGATCGCC is a window of Erythrobacter sp. HKB08 DNA encoding:
- a CDS encoding M48 family metallopeptidase, coding for MLRRPGLTARAALWLAGTSLAATPLAAQQQAAQAAASAADSQAASIEALYVPTDDDERGLWMQMDEIERDRKTSPLVIHDEQINAYVKSVLCKTVGEAKCANVRLYIVRTPQFNATMAPNGMMEVWSGLLLRMENEAQLAAVLGHEYTHFEERHSVRLFRNAKDKTNAAGFLNLIPFGGLIGLGLLTSIFGFSREMERDADAGSVDYLAKAGYDTAEIAKIWSRLRDEMDRTAEARNTKSRKDKNGGLFGTHPPSAERVETLREAALANPGVPGATGEQEFRQAMVQYWPEFVEDQLKLNDFGGSEFLLESLASDGWTPGLLYARAELYRRQNDKVRFAEAAGFYDEAIAGGGEIAELWRGRGLVRMKLGQADEGRADLKEYLRRSPNAADAPMIAMVAGVQL